CGGTCGTTGCCGAATAGCTGGCCGTTGGCGAAGGTGTAGTTCTCGTGGGCATCTGCGTTTCGGGAGCGGGTGCCGCCCTTGATCGAAGCCGACTGGGCAGCGATCGCTTCGTTGACGCCTTCCATAAACGTGATGACTTCAGGGTTGATGACGAGGTTGCTGATCGTGATGTTTTCCCCGTTGGGGTCGGGGTTGGGCAGCTCGATCGAGGCGTGCGTCAGGTCGTAGAGGTCTTTGTTCTGCTTGTCATTCTCGGCGATCACCCGCGCACGCAGCGCGGGCGCCTGAACAAACAGCACGAACACAAAGACCAGCAGGCCAAGGAAGGCGACGACGAGCGACGCGGCGCTGATGGGGTTGCTCTTGATCCAGTCCAGTGCATTTTTCATTGTGAAAGCTCCTCTGCGTCGGCTTGGGCGAACGTCTGGGCCTCGGCCGGGGCGACTGCGCCGCCGGTGTCACCCGCCTCCGCGGAGGGCTCGGGCGTGTCGGTCGCATCGGGCTCGAGGGTCCGCCCGGCGGGGGACATTGTCTTGCGGGCCTCGGTGGGCTCGACCAGGACGACATCGAAAGTAATCGTAAAGGTCACGTCGCTCTGGCTGACCGCCCCCGAGTCGGGGCGTTCGGGCAGGAGCGCGGCGAGGTCCCAGCCGTCGCTGCCTAGTTCGTGCTTGGTGCCGCTGGCGCTGATGTAGAACGGGACGGGCCGTTCGTTTTCGCCGGTGGTGCCCGGTGCGCCGGGCCCGCCGGGAGCGGTGGCTTCGCCGGGCCGTGTAGCGGCCGGGATGTTGCTGCCGGGCCGGCCGGGTCCGGTCTCAGAGCCGCCGCGTGAAGTGCCGGGCCGGCCGGGGCCGGCCGACCCTGGCCCGAGCAAGCCGGGGCCTATGCCGCCAAGCCCGGGGCCGCGTGAGCCGCCGCGCGAGCCGCCGCGTGATCCGCCGATCGCTCCGCCGCGCGAGCCGCCGGTCGAGTTACTGCTACCGCCTAACAGCACGCCGGTGCGGGGCGGGCGTGTCGAGGCGCGGGTGATGGTCTGCATAAAGCCGCGGCCGCTTTCGACCACATACTCGTAAGGCCGGTCGGGCTGCTCGGCGTTGTCACGGAACCACTTGATGAACTGGTCCTCGATCATCGACGCCGCAGCCACCTGATTGAGCGGGGTGCGACCGGTGATCGTGACACGGATCGTCGGAGCGACGCGTTCGGCGTTCGGGTCCGGCGCGGGGGTGAAGAACACCTGGGCCGGCGCGACGCGTCCCGCGAGGTCGGGGAGCTCGGCTGTGCCGGGCTTGGGCGCAAAGCTCGTGGAGACCTCGTCGATCCAGATCTCGCGGCGCTGGTTGCGCGGGATCGAGGCGATCTGTTCCGGGTCGCCGCTGAGCAGCTCGGGCTGGGTGCCGATCGCCTGCAACGCGAGGTTAATGTCCGCGGTCAACTTAGGCATCAGGTCGCGGTAGTCGAACGATCGGCGGTAGTTGTCGATCAGCGGCCGGGGGTCTTCGCTCTGCACCGCCGCGAAATCGCTCTTGAGCTGGCGGGCCTGCTGGATGGCACGGTCGACCTGCGGGCTTTCGGCGCTGGCGAGCGAGTCGTAGCTGGACGCCTTGACGTACTGCGTGACCATCGCGACGCCGGCACCCACGGCGATGCACGCCGCGGCCGCACCGATCCACGGCTGCTTGGCCTTCCACATCCGCTGGCGCAGGATCATCTGCGGCAGGATGTTGGCCGACACCGATTCCATCTCCAGCCCCTGCAGCGCGAGCCCGTAGGCCGTCGCCATGGTCACCGCCTGCTTGGAGAAGTCGGAAGCGCGCTTGCCGTCGACTTCGAGCCGGGTGAACCCGTCGGGCCGGGACACTTCCATCTGGAGGTGCTGCTTGAGGTACTTCCGCAGGCCCGGGAGCTTCCAGGTTGAGCCGACGCCAACGACCTTGTCGAGTTCCGAGTCGCGGTTCATAGACTGGTAGAAGCCCAGCGACCGCTGGATCTCCTGGACCAGGTCGTGGAACACGCCGCGCATGGCCTGGAAGATCTGCTTGGCGTACTTGCTGGTCGATGCTTCCTTCTTGAGCTTCTCGGCGCGGGCGAAGCTGATCTTGAACTGCTTCATCAGCGCTTCGGTGAAGTGGTTGCCGCCCAGGGGCAGCGTCCGAAGCCAGATGCCGCCGGCCTCGACGATGATGATGTCGGTCGAGACCGTGCCGATATCGAGGTACACCGTGCCTTCGCCGCCGCCGCCCGCCTCCTCGAAGGCGAACGCGTTGTAGACCGCGACCGGCGAGAGCGTCAGCGCATCGACCCGCAGGTCGACCGCGCGGTAGTTCGATAGATACTGGGCGACGCGTTCCTTAGTGATCGCGAAGATGCCGACCTCGACATCCGGCGCATCGTCCTGCTCGAAGACCTGGTAGTCCCACTCGACCTGCTCGATCGGGAACGGGATCTGCTGCTGGGCCTCGTACGCGACGATCGACTGCACCTTGCTGGGCTCGACGGGCGGCAGCTTGGCGAAACGCGCAAACGCCATATGCCCGGGCACCGAGACCACGACCTGCGACTTGTCCAGTTCATGCTTGCGGATCAGCGCATCGAGGTTGACGCGGATCGCCTCCTCGGCGTTGATGTCCGGCGTCGTCAGGATCTGCTTAAAAGGAACGACGTCGTAGTCTTCCAGATGCACAGACGAGCCGTGCCTGGAAAGCTTCATGGCCTTGATGGCCTGCGACCCCACCTCGATACCCCATGCTTCATTTTTCCGGGGCATAAAAACGCTCCTTTGATTGTGCCTTCTGTCGGGCTCTACGAGTCCACCACGATGCTCAGCCCACGCCAAGGTACGCGACATCGGCCAGGACGACCATTCAGGGCCGGCGCAGCCACCCGCGCCTCATGCGCGGCATGATAAAACTGGTCTGGTTGAACGGGCGACACACACGGCACGAAGGATGGAATGATCTTGCCGAGTCGTACACACACACTGGCTCATGAGTGACGCATTAGAACCCTGTAGGCCCCTCGCGTCAAGGCAGCGTGCCCGCTACGCCAATCTTATCGTCGCCCCCCATGCCCCGTCCAGAAAAAACGGCCCGACCTGCCATTTTCCACACCACGCCCCCACTTGACCCCCCTGCCGCACCGCGAGACAATCGACCCCTACCCGCCCGGGGCCGT
The sequence above is a segment of the Phycisphaeraceae bacterium D3-23 genome. Coding sequences within it:
- the pilM gene encoding type IV pilus assembly protein PilM, translating into MPRKNEAWGIEVGSQAIKAMKLSRHGSSVHLEDYDVVPFKQILTTPDINAEEAIRVNLDALIRKHELDKSQVVVSVPGHMAFARFAKLPPVEPSKVQSIVAYEAQQQIPFPIEQVEWDYQVFEQDDAPDVEVGIFAITKERVAQYLSNYRAVDLRVDALTLSPVAVYNAFAFEEAGGGGEGTVYLDIGTVSTDIIIVEAGGIWLRTLPLGGNHFTEALMKQFKISFARAEKLKKEASTSKYAKQIFQAMRGVFHDLVQEIQRSLGFYQSMNRDSELDKVVGVGSTWKLPGLRKYLKQHLQMEVSRPDGFTRLEVDGKRASDFSKQAVTMATAYGLALQGLEMESVSANILPQMILRQRMWKAKQPWIGAAAACIAVGAGVAMVTQYVKASSYDSLASAESPQVDRAIQQARQLKSDFAAVQSEDPRPLIDNYRRSFDYRDLMPKLTADINLALQAIGTQPELLSGDPEQIASIPRNQRREIWIDEVSTSFAPKPGTAELPDLAGRVAPAQVFFTPAPDPNAERVAPTIRVTITGRTPLNQVAAASMIEDQFIKWFRDNAEQPDRPYEYVVESGRGFMQTITRASTRPPRTGVLLGGSSNSTGGSRGGAIGGSRGGSRGGSRGPGLGGIGPGLLGPGSAGPGRPGTSRGGSETGPGRPGSNIPAATRPGEATAPGGPGAPGTTGENERPVPFYISASGTKHELGSDGWDLAALLPERPDSGAVSQSDVTFTITFDVVLVEPTEARKTMSPAGRTLEPDATDTPEPSAEAGDTGGAVAPAEAQTFAQADAEELSQ